The sequence GAAAAGGAAAAAACTGCCGAAAAAAAGACGGGCGCGAAGGTGCGCGCCTGCATGGCCTTTGCGAAAAGCATACGCCCTGGGTGGCGCGCGGACGCGCTCGCCGGCCTGCTTATATTCATCCTGAAGCTGCTCGGCGTACGCAAGAAAATCGCGCTGGACAACATAGCGCTCTGCCTGCCGGAAAAAACTTGCGAAGAGCGCAGAAAAATCCTCGCGGAATCCTACGAGAGCATGGTGTGGACCGGCGTCGAAATGCTCGCGTGGCAGCGGGACGCGTCGCTGTTGGACAGGATGCTCGTCGAGATCAGCGGGCGCGAATACATCGACGAAGCGCTCGCCGCTGGGCGCGGCGCGATAATAATCTCCGCCCACATCGGGAGCTGGGAGTACGCCGCGGCGTGGCTGGCGCGTCACTATCCCTTCTACGGCGTGGTGCGGCATTCCGACAGCCCCTTCCAGCGCGAGCTGATCGAAGAAATGCGCGAGACCTCTGGCCTTATGACCATATCGAAGGACGCGTCGATGAAGCGCGTCATAACCGTGCTGCGTAAAAACGGAGTCTTCGGCCTGCTCGCCGACCAGCACGGAGGCGACGAAGGACTCCTCGTTCCCTTCTTCGGGCGGCTCACGCGCACGCCGGCCGGCCCCGCCGCTTTCTCCGTGCTGGCCGGGGCTCCGATGATTCCGTTTATGGCGCGGCGCCTGGAACCCTTTAAATTTTCGATAACTGTGTCGCCGCCGATGCCGCGCCCGGACAAGAATCTCTCAAGAGACGAAGCGATAGCCGACCTGACGGCTCGAATGAACCGTGAATTCGAAAAGATGATAATCGAAAACCCGGGGCAGTGGCTCTGGCAGCACAGGAGATTCAGAAAAGAAGACGAAGAATAGCGCGGCAGGCGGCGTGCGCCGCTTTTATACCCCTATCCTCCGTCGAAGGTTCTCTTTTTTGTGCTCTTTTCCCTCCGCCACGGCCTTATGAAGCTGTAGCGGCGCTGAGGCGTCGGCTGTGCGGTGGAGGAGCCTATCCATTTGTTGAGCTCTTTCGCGCTCACCGCCGATTCCTTTTTCAGCTTCATCGTCGGGTCCGCCTCCATTATCTTCTGCGCGCGCAGCAGGTCCCTCTGCTTCGGGCAGTCCTCGAGCCGGACGCCCTTTTTGTTTTTCATCTTCGTTATGTAACTTTCGAGCGTCCACAGGTCGTCGCAAGAGAGCTCGTCCGGCAGCTGCGGCTCTGGGAAGGCCGGAGTCTGCGAAAAGTCCGCGAGCTCCTTGAAGGAATCTATCGAAAGGGCGCGCGCCATCTCCATAGCGAGCATCGCGCAGCCCTGCGCGTCGCTGCCGGCGTGGTGCGGCAGCAGCTCGATGCCGTAAAGGGCGCAGAGCGCCTCGAGGTTGTATTTGTTGTTTTCGTCGTGGATGTCCGCGCGCTGCGCCAGCTCGAGCGTGCAGAGGTGCCCGTAGCTCCTGTATTCGTATCTTATGCCGTAGCACCGGAGCGCCGCGTCGAGCGTCAGCGCGTCGTCGCGGAAGCTGTGGGCGACGAGCGCCCGCCCCTCTATATCCGGGAATATCGCCTTCCAAACCCTATCGAAAGTCGGCGCGCCGCGCACGTCCTCATAGGTTATGCCGTGGATTTGCACCGCGTTTCTCTGGAAATAGAAAGCCTTTTTCGGAGGCCTGACGAAATATTCGTAGGACCTGACGATCCTGCCGCGCTCAACGACGCAGAGTCCGAGCTGGCAGATCGAGCTCTGCGCGTTGTTGGCCCTTTCGAAGTCTATCGCGGTGAAGGTGAAGTCGTCGCACCGCGGCAAGTATTTGCGGACCGTGATGATCATGCGCGGCTTTCCTCCTCTCCGCTGGGCAGGCTCTCGACGACGTAGGGAGCCGTTACCGAGCTTTTGCAGGCCGGCATTTCCGACGGGAGGCCGGAGAATATTATCTCTCCGCCGGAGCGTCCGCCGCCGGGCCCGAGCTCTATTATATAGTCCGCTTCCTTCATTATATCCACGCTGTGCTCCACGAGGAAGAGCGTGTTTCCCGCGTCGGTCAGCTCGTTGAAGAGCTTGAGCAGCGTCTTTATATCGCCTAAGTGCAGCCCATCGGTCGGTTCGTCGAGTATGAATACCGAGCCGCGCTCGGCCAGGTGAGACGCTAACTTCACGCGCTGCAGCTCGCCGCCGGAGAGGGTCGTCATCGACTGGTTCAGGTGAAGGTAGCCGAGGCCGACGCGCCGAAGCGAAGTCAGCTTCGCGCAGAGCGGCCTGCCGCCGAAGAAGGCCGACGCCTCGTCGACAGTCATATCCATCACTTCGGCGATGTTTTTGCCGTTATAGGAGAAAGCGAGCGCCTCCTTAGAGTAGCGCTTGCCGCCGCAGAGGTCGCAGAGGGATTCTATCTCGTCCATGAAGTGCATGCCGGAAACGACCACGCCCGAGCCGCCGCATGCGGGGCAGGCCCCCTTAGAGTTGAAGCTGAACCAGGCGGCGCTCGTCTTGTTCGCCGCTGCGAAGATCGCGCGTATCTCGTCCGCTATGTCGAGATACGTCGCCGGCGTCGAGCGTAGGTTTATGCCGATGTTTTTCTGCCCGATGAAGACCGTCTCCTCCGCGAACTGCCTGCGGAAAGATTCCATCAGCGACGACTTGCCGGAGCCCGCGACCCCGGCGATCACCGTCATCACGCCGAAGGGCAGCTTGAGCGAGACGTTTTTCAAATTGTGCAGCGACGTCGGGGCGAGCGCGAACCAGCCCGTCGGCTTGCGCAGCGCTTTCTTGAACGGGGTTTTCCTTTTCAGCATTCTGCCGGTGAGGCTGCCGCAGGCGAGCAGCCCGTCGTAGCCGCCCTCGAATACTATCTTTCCGCCCTCCGCTCCGGCGCCAGGCCCCATGTCTACGATGTGGTCCGCAAGCTTTATCACCTCGCGGTGGTGCTCGACTATCAGCACCGTGTTGCCGTGGTCGCGCAGCGCGCAGAGAGAATCTTTCAGCAGGCTGATGTCCTTCGGGTGCAGCCCTACTGAGGGCTCGTCGAGGACGTAGGCCATGTCCGTGAGGGCCGAGTTGATGTATTTCGCGATTTTTATGCGCTGCGCCTCGCCGCCGGAAAGAGTGCCGGTCGCGCGCGAGAGGGAAAGGTAGCCGAGCCCGATCTGCACGAGCGCGCCGAGCCTGCGCGACAGCTCGCGCTTTATGTCCGCGGCCATCGGGTCCGTTATCCCCGCGACGAACTCCAGCGCCTCGGGGATGGGCATAGCCGTGACGTCGGCGATGTTCCTGCCGTTGATCAGGCAGCTGCGCACCTTCTCGTTGACGCGCGAGCCGCGGCACTCCGGGCACTCGTAGCTCGTCACCATCTTGTCCAAGATACGGGCGAAGCGCTCCCCCTCCTTCGTTGCGATGACGCTCCTGTACATGCGCGGGTAGAGCCCCTCGAACTTAGCGGACTTCGGCCAGTTCGGCGGCGGGTTTTTCAGCCTTATCTGCGGCGAGTAGAGGAAGAGCTGCAGCTCCTCCGGCGAATAATCCTTTATCTTTTTGTCGAGGTCGAAGAGCCCGCTGTAGGCGTAGCGCTTCCAGCGCCAGAGCCCGCGCCCGAACGCGGGGAAGTGGATCGCGTCTTCGTCGTTGAGGCTCTTGTCGAAGTCGACGAGCTTGTGGATGTCTAAGTCGTTCACTATGCCTACCCCGCCGCAGCGCGGGCACTTCCCCGATGGGTGGTTGAACGAAAAAATGTCGGAGTAGCCTATGAACGGCCTGCCTACGCGCGAGAAGAGCAGGCGCAGGATGGAATAAATGTCCGTGTAGGTGCCGACGGTCGAGCGGGTGTTCGGCGCCGGCTTCTTCTGATCTATGATGATCGTCACGGGGAGATTTTCTATGAGCTCGACCTCCGGCCTGCCGTACTTCGGCAGGAACTGCTGTACGAAGCTCGGAAAGGTCTCGTTCAGCTCGCGCCGCGATTCCGCCGCTATCGTGTCGAGGCAGAGCGACGATTTTCCCGAGCCGGATACTCCTGTGAAAACGGTTATGACTTTTTTTGGTATTTTGAGAGAGACGTTCTTTAAATTATTTTCGTATGCGTTCGTT is a genomic window of Synergistes jonesii containing:
- a CDS encoding lysophospholipid acyltransferase family protein; this translates as MKKSEKEKTAEKKTGAKVRACMAFAKSIRPGWRADALAGLLIFILKLLGVRKKIALDNIALCLPEKTCEERRKILAESYESMVWTGVEMLAWQRDASLLDRMLVEISGREYIDEALAAGRGAIIISAHIGSWEYAAAWLARHYPFYGVVRHSDSPFQRELIEEMRETSGLMTISKDASMKRVITVLRKNGVFGLLADQHGGDEGLLVPFFGRLTRTPAGPAAFSVLAGAPMIPFMARRLEPFKFSITVSPPMPRPDKNLSRDEAIADLTARMNREFEKMIIENPGQWLWQHRRFRKEDEE
- a CDS encoding exonuclease domain-containing protein; this translates as MIITVRKYLPRCDDFTFTAIDFERANNAQSSICQLGLCVVERGRIVRSYEYFVRPPKKAFYFQRNAVQIHGITYEDVRGAPTFDRVWKAIFPDIEGRALVAHSFRDDALTLDAALRCYGIRYEYRSYGHLCTLELAQRADIHDENNKYNLEALCALYGIELLPHHAGSDAQGCAMLAMEMARALSIDSFKELADFSQTPAFPEPQLPDELSCDDLWTLESYITKMKNKKGVRLEDCPKQRDLLRAQKIMEADPTMKLKKESAVSAKELNKWIGSSTAQPTPQRRYSFIRPWRREKSTKKRTFDGG
- a CDS encoding ATP-binding cassette domain-containing protein produces the protein MERGFIEITNAYENNLKNVSLKIPKKVITVFTGVSGSGKSSLCLDTIAAESRRELNETFPSFVQQFLPKYGRPEVELIENLPVTIIIDQKKPAPNTRSTVGTYTDIYSILRLLFSRVGRPFIGYSDIFSFNHPSGKCPRCGGVGIVNDLDIHKLVDFDKSLNDEDAIHFPAFGRGLWRWKRYAYSGLFDLDKKIKDYSPEELQLFLYSPQIRLKNPPPNWPKSAKFEGLYPRMYRSVIATKEGERFARILDKMVTSYECPECRGSRVNEKVRSCLINGRNIADVTAMPIPEALEFVAGITDPMAADIKRELSRRLGALVQIGLGYLSLSRATGTLSGGEAQRIKIAKYINSALTDMAYVLDEPSVGLHPKDISLLKDSLCALRDHGNTVLIVEHHREVIKLADHIVDMGPGAGAEGGKIVFEGGYDGLLACGSLTGRMLKRKTPFKKALRKPTGWFALAPTSLHNLKNVSLKLPFGVMTVIAGVAGSGKSSLMESFRRQFAEETVFIGQKNIGINLRSTPATYLDIADEIRAIFAAANKTSAAWFSFNSKGACPACGGSGVVVSGMHFMDEIESLCDLCGGKRYSKEALAFSYNGKNIAEVMDMTVDEASAFFGGRPLCAKLTSLRRVGLGYLHLNQSMTTLSGGELQRVKLASHLAERGSVFILDEPTDGLHLGDIKTLLKLFNELTDAGNTLFLVEHSVDIMKEADYIIELGPGGGRSGGEIIFSGLPSEMPACKSSVTAPYVVESLPSGEEESRA